A region of the Vanrija pseudolonga chromosome 2, complete sequence genome:
CGGAACGCACCCCGCGCCAAACTGACCAATCACACGGCGCGCATTACACACCAAAGGACGCGCGACGCAGAAgtggctcgagctcgaccatGCCGATTTGGCCGTAGGCGCATTGAGCCTGGcctgtgtgtggtggtgcgatATGCTCTGGATGGAATGCGATGGGGAGGGGGCCTGGCCAATAGCGTCGAGCGCATTACACACCACCTGGGCTCTGCTtcgtggcgagcgagcgttaAAGCGTGGCGTGCGACGATGGTTCGACGCCAGCCAAACGACGACGAAATGAGCGAGAAGACGTCCGAGACGCTTGcacccgccgctgctgtgcCCCTCCGcctgcgggcggcgccgccctccgaGGTGGTGTGGGCCACTACGCCGGTTGCAGAGACGACGCAAGGGATAGACCGGGTCGAACTTGGCCCTTCGGCATCTGTCGACAGGTGCGACGCGGACGCCACCTCCCGCGAGGTTTGCTGTGAGTTGGCTTGGCTGCCAAGGCGTCGCTCACGCCAAGGCAAGGAGCTCGTGTCGCCAGACCAGCGCCATCTCGTTGACCCGGCTATCGTACGCGACATGTGCGTTGGCGACCGTGGGTGCGGCTGACGACAGCATCATCGGCCTGAGCGACGGCCTCACCGTGCCGTTTGCGCTCACCGCCGGCCTGTCGGGCCTCGGCTCTCCCAAGCTGGTCGTTACGGCCGGCCTGGCAGAGCTCATCGCCGGCGCGATCTCGATGGGCCTCGGCGGGTTTCGTGAGTACTATGTTCAGTGCCTTCCTCCCTGACACCTCAGTCgcgtccaaggccgagctcgaccactACCGTTACCTCGCAGCGCAGACacacgccaacgccgcgcgcgcgtgcgactcggagctcgagcgcaaggTGTCTGCCATCCTTGCgccggtcggcgtcggcgctggggcCACGAGGGCGGTGTACAACGAGCTccgggcgagcgaggggcaTGCTGTGGCTGGCGAGCTACCGCCCGCTGGCCGCACACGGCTGCTCGGGGTATTCCGCCGCCCAGTCGCCGAGAACGCCAGCACGGGCCTCACGGCGTTCCTCCTCAAGTTCGGGGAAGGCCTCGAGCCCGTGCCCATCTCGCGCCTGTGGATCTCGGCGGGCACCATCGGCCTGTCCTACTTTATCGGCGGGCTCATCCCCCTAATCCCCTACTTCTTCGTGCACAGCACCGGgttcggcctgctgctgtctGCCATTGTGACGGGCGTGATTCTGTTCCTGTTTGGCGGGTTCAAGACGTACTTTacaggcgcgcgcggtggggTGTGGGGCTATGCGTGGGGGTGCGTTAGTACGCTTATTGTTGGTGGATTGGCTGCTGGAGCTGCGTTTGGGCTCGTCAAGGCTTTGGGAGTCAAGGAGTAGGAGAGCGAGGTGGGGCACGAggtgaagaggaggaagaggaacGAGTCGAGAGAGGAGGGAAGGTGCATAGACTTGGTACTTGTATACTTGTTGTTTATGTGGGCTGTTTATTTGGCCCCTCTACTTTTAGTCGATTAGATTACCTCAACCACCGTCGACTGCGCACAGGCCGCCAAGCActtcgacgacggcgtgacgcgccgagggcggggcggcgcgacgcgggcATCTCTGATCTGGAACTGGAAATCTCaaaggaaggaaggtgggCTTCCTCCTCAGTCGCGTCAACCGCGTTACATTTAAGGAAGGcatcgacaacgacgacgggcatATAAAGGGCCATTGCCGCGACTTCGACACGACATCCCCACCACCGTCCTTCCTTTCCTCATTACACTCACCCACTCCCAACGACACACCGACAATGTCCACCCTGCCCAAGTCCTGGATCACAGCTGGCAGCCGCGGCCTCTGGCAGATCAAGGGATGGACCACGTACTCGAGCATCCCTTACGACGTCCTCCCACCCGTcaatgccgaggacgactttGCCTTCCTCCGTACGCTGCGGCCTGAGCAGCCTGCGCCATCGGCCAATGGCACGAACGGCCACGCGGCGCACACCAACGGCGAGACAAACGGCGAGACAAACAGCGAGACAAACGGCGAGACAAACGGCGAATCCAACGCCTGCtcccacggccaccaccacaccgagctcgacagcTGCTCGTCGGACGAAGAGTCCGAgttcgaggacgtcgaggacatgCATTTTGAGGACGAGAAGAACATTGATGCCGAGCTGCAGAagcgcatcgccgaggctgccgctcTGGGGCTCGAGATCCCCGCGACCTTCATCGACTTCTTCACCAACTTTcgcaagctcggcaagcAAATCCCCACCCCGACGGCGTGCTTCTTCAGTCTTGGCACGAGTTTGATCAAGGTCAAGGGCGCGCCGGACAACGTCCGCGCCCTCCGCTTCCTCAACGACCAGCAGAGCTGTGTCTTCTGGCTACTAGTGCTGGAGCCGGGCAAGCCGACGGCCGTTATTAGCGGGTATCCCCTttgggacgacgaggaggacgacgaggacgaggacgacgaggcggacggagctgaggccaaggaggacgcCGCTGAGCCGGCCACGGgggacaagaaggacgaggaggacaaggtcgaggtcgacaaaGACGACTGGGACGCCCAgtaccagctcgccgagccgtcgATCTGCGCCCCCTCCTTCCCCGAGTTCATGAAgcgcctcttcctcgagaACACGCTCTGGTTCTCGCTTGGCGGATGGAACGATGAGAATGCACcgcccgcggcgctcaaggccgagctcgaagcgTACCGCGATGCGGctgccaaggccgtcgaggagggcgaggtgccCGCGGCCCTAGGGGAGGACAGGTTCTAGAGTTGTGCGTTCGTAGTGCTACTGTTTCTGGTTGTTACTCATACTTTTTGGGGTGTCATTGTATATATCCTGTGCTTGTGTGCGTCATAGTGCCATCGACGTTGCTGATATCAACAGTCGTGTCGTTGACAGATTGGCGCTGCTCTGCTTGTCGATGGCTGCCCACTATCGGGTGTTTGACCTGTTCGATCGGCCTGACGTCGGTGAAGGCCAGGCCCGGACCCGATACTGATTCCGATCTGACCTAACAATGTCCCGCGCTGCACCGCTGTGCCCCAGGCCAAGCCTAGCCTACCAAACGACGAGTAAGCCTTGCAAACAGACACATCTGACGCGCCCAGTAGCATGCAAGCAGCACGTTGCGGGGTTCAAGATCCGGCATGCATCATGAGACGATGGTGTCGGGTTTTCCGGCATGAATGGCGGACGACAGAACAAGCGAGCACAGCTTGTGCTGCGGAGCCACAGCCGCACCGCGAGACAGCCTTCGGTCACGGGCCGAAAGTGGTGCTCCACTCTGACCGAGAGCACGATCAAACAGCGAGCTACAAGTTATCATTGCCCGCTTCTCCTTTCTCATGCAGCAGACACCCCACACTTCAAGATAACAATTCGACGCGATGGCCGGCCCTGCACGCTCCGGCAGCGGTGACACCCCACACgcaaacaacaacaatccCCCATCGCCAGCGGCCTCCACTTCCTCCCGCCagacgctcgcgccgacaATCAGCTCCCAGCGCACCAGCCGCATCATCTACGACCGCGATGCCCCGCTCCCTGCCCTCCCAGGCGAGCCtccgtccgcgccgccctcgtacTCGCGCCTGGACGAGGTACGCACCGGCCTCGTGCggcgcgagtcggcgctcCAGAAGGCCCGGCGCAGGCTCAGCCAgatgagcgtgtcgagcCAGGCTGGGCCGAGCAGCCCCGACCTGCAGCCGCAGCTGTCCCGCTCCAACTCGGTGCTCAGCATCCACAAGGACCTGCCGAGCGCCCCGGGCGGCAGTGCGCATCCGCCCGCGCCAATGCTTCCtccgggcgcggcgccggcttccCCGCGCGGCCCGTCGCGCcagccctcgacgccggcgtcaccTCACGCCCCATCGCGCCAgtcgtcaacgccgactATGTCCCGCGGCCCTTGGCCTCAGCCCTCGACGCCTCCTCACCCCagcggcccggcgcgccagccgtcaacgccgaggaTCATTACAACACACCCCGACATGCCGCACCGCCAGTCGACAGCCTCGAGCATGTCGGCCGCTGAGCCGGCCCAGCGGGCCCGCGATGCGGAAGGCCACCTCGCACCTGGTGGGCCGAGCGACTACCCCGCTCACGAGCCGC
Encoded here:
- the VIT1.2 gene encoding Vacuolar iron transporter 12; this translates as MSEKTSETLAPAAAVPLRLRAAPPSEVVWATTPVAETTQGIDRVELGPSASVDRCDADATSREVCCKELVSPDQRHLVDPAIVRDIIIGLSDGLTVPFALTAGLSGLGSPKLVVTAGLAELIAGAISMGLGGFLASKAELDHYRYLAAQTHANAARACDSELERKVSAILAPVGVGAGATRAVYNELRASEGHAVAGELPPAGRTRLLGVFRRPVAENASTGLTAFLLKFGEGLEPVPISRLWISAGTIGLSYFIGGLIPLIPYFFVHSTGFGLLLSAIVTGVILFLFGGFKTYFTGARGGVWGYAWGCVSTLIVGGLAAGAAFGLVKALGVKE
- the sol1_1 gene encoding Prosolanapyrone synthase, with the translated sequence MSTLPKSWITAGSRGLWQIKGWTTYSSIPYDVLPPVNAEDDFAFLRTLRPEQPAPSANGTNGHAAHTNGETNGETNSETNGETNGESNACSHGHHHTELDSCSSDEESEFEDVEDMHFEDEKNIDAELQKRIAEAAALGLEIPATFIDFFTNFRKLGKQIPTPTACFFSLGTSLIKVKGAPDNVRALRFLNDQQSCVFWLLVLEPGKPTAVISGYPLWDDEEDDEDEDDEADGAEAKEDAAEPATGDKKDEEDKVEVDKDDWDAQYQLAEPSICAPSFPEFMKRLFLENTLWFSLGGWNDENAPPAALKAELEAYRDAAAKAVEEGEVPAALGEDRF